A stretch of Aeromicrobium tamlense DNA encodes these proteins:
- a CDS encoding tripartite tricarboxylate transporter permease, which produces MELLLEGFANALTPENLLYAVIGVLLGTAVGVLPGIGPAMTVALLLPITYNVEPAGALIMFAGIYYGGMYGGSTTSILLNTPGESSSVVTALEGNKMAKRGRAAQALATAAIGSFVAGTIGSILLVVLMPRIADVVVELGAPSYFAIMLFALFTVTAVLGSSKLRGFTSLFLGLTIALVGSQTGQARLTFGRPELADGIDVVVVAVAIFAIGEALWVAAHLRRRPLEIIPVGQPWMSRADWGRSWKPWLRGTAYGFPFGALPAGGAEVPTFLSYITERRLTKHPEEFGQGAIEGVAGPEAANNASAAGTLVPLLAIGLPTTATAAVMLLAIQSYGIQPGPQLMDAEPELVWALLASLFIANVLLLVLNLPMAPIWAKLLQIPRPYLYAGILFFAALGAYSVNFQAFDLGILLVLGLLGFAMRRFGLPVLPLIIGVILGPRLEEQLTTALAISQGDLSTLWSEPVAVLVYVLMAAIAVVMGVVAWRRRGHDTDEIDRMLDRAAVTDRDDI; this is translated from the coding sequence ATGGAGCTGCTGCTGGAGGGCTTCGCGAACGCCCTGACCCCCGAGAACCTGCTGTACGCCGTCATCGGCGTGCTGCTGGGCACGGCCGTCGGCGTGCTGCCGGGCATCGGCCCGGCGATGACGGTGGCGCTGCTGCTGCCGATCACCTACAACGTCGAACCGGCGGGCGCGCTCATCATGTTCGCCGGCATCTACTACGGCGGCATGTACGGCGGCTCGACGACGTCGATCCTGCTGAACACCCCCGGAGAGTCCTCATCGGTCGTCACGGCGCTCGAGGGCAACAAGATGGCCAAGCGCGGACGTGCGGCACAGGCCCTCGCCACCGCGGCGATCGGCTCGTTCGTCGCCGGCACCATCGGCTCGATCCTGCTCGTCGTCCTGATGCCCAGGATCGCCGACGTCGTGGTCGAGCTCGGTGCGCCGTCGTACTTCGCGATCATGCTGTTCGCGCTCTTCACGGTCACGGCCGTGCTGGGCTCCTCGAAGCTGCGCGGCTTCACCTCGCTCTTCCTCGGCCTGACGATCGCGCTGGTCGGCTCCCAGACGGGTCAGGCCCGGCTCACGTTCGGCCGGCCCGAGCTCGCCGACGGCATCGACGTCGTGGTCGTCGCGGTCGCGATCTTCGCCATCGGCGAAGCGCTGTGGGTCGCGGCCCACCTGCGCCGCCGCCCGCTGGAGATCATCCCCGTCGGGCAGCCCTGGATGAGCCGGGCCGACTGGGGCCGCTCGTGGAAGCCGTGGCTGCGCGGCACGGCGTACGGCTTCCCGTTCGGCGCCCTGCCCGCCGGCGGCGCCGAGGTCCCGACGTTCCTGTCGTACATCACCGAGCGTCGCCTCACGAAGCACCCCGAGGAGTTCGGCCAGGGCGCCATCGAGGGCGTCGCCGGCCCGGAGGCGGCGAACAACGCGTCGGCCGCGGGCACGCTCGTGCCGCTGCTGGCGATCGGTCTGCCGACCACCGCGACCGCCGCGGTCATGCTGCTGGCGATCCAGAGCTACGGCATCCAGCCCGGCCCGCAGCTGATGGACGCCGAGCCCGAGCTCGTGTGGGCCCTGCTGGCCAGCTTGTTCATCGCCAACGTGCTGCTGCTGGTGCTGAACCTGCCGATGGCGCCCATCTGGGCGAAGCTGCTGCAGATCCCGCGGCCGTACCTCTACGCCGGCATCCTGTTCTTCGCCGCGCTCGGTGCGTACAGCGTGAACTTCCAGGCGTTCGACCTCGGCATCCTGCTGGTGCTGGGCCTGCTCGGCTTCGCGATGCGGCGCTTCGGGCTCCCGGTGCTGCCGCTCATCATCGGTGTGATCCTCGGGCCGCGCCTGGAGGAGCAGCTGACCACCGCCCTGGCCATCTCGCAGGGTGACCTGAGCACCCTGTGGAGCGAGCCGGTGGCCGTCCTGGTCTACGTCCTCATGGCGGCGATCGCCGTGGTCATGGGGGTCGTGGCGTGGCGTCGCCGCGGGCACGACACCGACGAGATCGACCGCATGCTCGACCGCGCGGCGGTCACCGACCGCGACGACATCTGA
- a CDS encoding universal stress protein produces the protein MTIVVAYSPDQYGRAALAHGAAEATLRSEGLLVINDTRGDSLVDTRFAHEDEITQVRVRLATLGLQAEVRQEVVRDVAESVVRAATESGASLIVVGVRHRSPVGKALMGSVAQRVILDAPCPVLAVKPDEESDAV, from the coding sequence ATGACGATCGTGGTGGCCTACAGCCCCGACCAGTACGGACGAGCCGCGCTCGCCCACGGCGCCGCCGAGGCGACGCTGCGCAGCGAGGGCCTGCTCGTGATCAACGACACCCGCGGCGACTCGCTCGTGGACACGCGATTCGCGCACGAGGACGAGATCACGCAGGTGCGCGTGCGGCTGGCGACGCTCGGCCTCCAGGCCGAGGTGCGCCAGGAGGTCGTGCGCGACGTCGCCGAGAGCGTCGTCCGCGCGGCGACCGAGTCGGGCGCCAGCCTCATCGTGGTCGGCGTCCGGCACCGCAGCCCGGTGGGCAAGGCGCTGATGGGGAGCGTCGCCCAGCGGGTGATCCTCGACGCGCCGTGCCCCGTCCTGGCGGTCAAGCCGGACGAGGAGTCCGACGCGGTCTGA